A window of the Arachis duranensis cultivar V14167 chromosome 5, aradu.V14167.gnm2.J7QH, whole genome shotgun sequence genome harbors these coding sequences:
- the LOC127747617 gene encoding uncharacterized protein LOC127747617, which produces MLKDMLRASVLDQPGSWDRYMPLVEFAYNNSFHASIGMAPYEALYGRKCQSLLCWILTAQSRQKSYADQRRKSLEFEVGEHVFLRVTPTVGIGRAINTKKLNPRYIGLFQILRRFGPVAYQVALPPHLSNLHDVFHVSQLYKYTADATHVLEHETVELRKNLTFQVRPVKVVWKRAGVKEHTWELESEMRKDYPDFSQMQIATHLGDLSGW; this is translated from the exons ATGTTGAAAGATATGCTGAGAGCgagtgttttggaccaacctgGAAGTTGGGACCGCTACATGCCATTGGTGGAGTTTGCGTACAACAATAGCTTTCATGCGAGCATTgggatggctccgtatgaggctttGTATGGACGGAAGTGCCAGTCTCTGCTTTGTTG GATTTTGACTGCTCAGAGTCGACAAAAGAGTTATGCAGACCAGAGAAGAAAATCGTTGGAGTTTGAAGTGGGAGAACATGTGTTTCTACGAGTTACCCCCACAGTTGGGATTGGAAGAGCAATCAACACCAAGAAGTTGAATCCGAGGTATATTGGACTGTTTCAGATCCTAAGGCGTTTCGGGCCGGTGGCATACCAAGTGGCTTTGCCACCTCACCTATCTAACCTACATGACGTGTTCCACGTGTCACAACTCTATAAGTACACGGCGGACGCGACTCATGTGTTGGAGCATGAGACGGTTGAGTTGAGGAAAAACTTGACTTTCCAAGTGAGACCGGTCAAAGTTGTTTGGAAGCGAGCAGGAGTTAAAGAGCATACTTGGGAATTGGAATCCGAGATGCGAAAGGACTATCCTGACTTTTCTCAG atgcagatcgcaacccacctcggtgactTGTCTGGTTGGTGA